The following proteins come from a genomic window of Carassius gibelio isolate Cgi1373 ecotype wild population from Czech Republic chromosome B8, carGib1.2-hapl.c, whole genome shotgun sequence:
- the dnmt3ba gene encoding DNA (cytosine-5-)-methyltransferase 3 beta, duplicate a isoform X3 produces the protein MAMNVSLDPNNPDDKCSRYEVLSWINETLQTHFTQVEQCRSGACFCQLMDLLFPGSIDMSKVKFESQKRTDFKQNYSLLQAAFQKNGIKQQVPVKQLLTGKFRPNFTFLKWFRKFFFANERQGREYNPVEARNGQDIVQVDEPVKSPRSWKNPCESGRVRDESDKDMELNGRREPLTYDSKWERTFKWIRASHMGDNCAYCTLCDSNIILHAGFFDLKRHQQTQKHMKHEMGGLNSSGRKKIENSIPFSETMLLFIQNHCLSSLPSRINKVSQRTASYVLGLNYPNDIVSACKMNPYCIYIYGQVPLDAESRERTSCHVVLVGFFEEKRARYCIRLLDVFQAEDGSSVSGCLHNVLQKFELPAGNMVAFYVNDQEQTSGSVVTHIQELNPRVIDLGGLYSIPDSACSAGLRAHSSQVQELIANIYEHFSTCSTSNDNIKVLFAGIEGLRDTSAPLSHSCEEFCVLVQRMLEMWSDLVSYFTSCDENNDKAKQICSQLEDPKIRITLMFLDHALGPLRTFEQHLQQSKGSVRADLVQILREASGLLRSYASSFLRPQAVIRYLKERDPAILENSTFCLPATELSLGGVVEDFISAREEELADSVNVFHDECLAFYKTLTTSIADSIPLSDSVLRGISQLLSPAGRLKVTGKSIVDLAVQFGICSKPEDSAKLTDEFLEYQLVEDEEDTTLPLEQYWCNVLKTFPPESIFKRLVLCFLILPCPSLEAEKIFAQAVENGDVAYWDDSSEDSDTDFTKELDSNDDSSLDHTEVKTSPIRNGQMKKNRGSTAEMVQHSVTVKPCVVRLEKITSQREMDLRKNGADDDIWTSGTMHEVKNNARSSASNSTPSPRSGKREQAYHDGKGYAIGELVWGKVKGFSWWPGLVVVWKGRVLPVSMRRVEWFGDGMFSEIHTEGLQPFAAFAKCFCSKSYEGLPTYKNAIYQILELAAERCGKNFPPSEKKGEEVKAMLDWAFGGFQPMGPDGFLPPVDSSASKTESDSSVSDYQPPAKRKYVFKNRQSAQDYTRDQMVHEVTVKGRNIEDFCLSCGTANTEIFHPLFEGSLCFKCKENFTETLYRYDDDGYQSYCTVCCAGQEVILCGNASCCRCFCKDCLNMLVGAGTFDKLKEVDPWSCYICLPSKCYGVLKLRPDWSVRVQEYFANNSAFEFEPHRVYPSIPAHKRRPIRVLSLFDGIATGYLVLKDLGFKVERYIASEICEDSIAVGMIKHEGQIEYVKDVRTITRKHLAEWGPFDLLIGGSPCNDLAMVNPARKGLFEGTGRLFFEYYRMLTMMRPREDDDRPFFWLFENVVAMSAHDKADICRFLECNPVMIDAVKVSPAHRARYFWGNLPGMNRPLATSLTDKVELQDCLEVGRTAMFSKVRTITTKSNSIKQGKMGPLPVTMNGKEDYLWCTEMERIFGFPKHYTDVNNMGRGHRQKLLGRSWSVPVIRHLFAPLKDYFACE, from the exons ATGGCTATGAATGTTAGTCTGGACCCCAATAACCCTGATGACAAGTGCAGTCGCTATGAGGTTTTGTCCTGGATCAATGAAACATTACAGACTCATTTTACTCAAGTGGAGCAATGTCGTTCAG GTGCATGTTTTTGCCAGCTTATGGACTTGCTCTTCCCAGGGTCCATAGACATGAGCAAAGTAAAGTTTGAGTCCCAAAAGAGGACTGATTTTAAACAGAACTACAGTCTTCTGCAGGCGGCTTTCCAAAAAAACGGAATAAAACAG CAAGTCCCTGTGAAGCAGCTTCTCACAGGAAAGTTTAGACCCAATTTCACCTTTCTGAAATGGTTCAGGAAATTTTTCTTTGCCAATGAGAGACAAGGGAGAGAGTACAACCCAGTTGAAGCTCGTAACGGTCAGGATATTGTACAGGTAGATGAACCTGTTAAATCTCCAAGATCCTGGAAAAATCCATGTGAATCTG GCAGAGTAAGAGACGAGTCTGACAAAGACATGGAACTGAATGGAAGGAGAGAACCTTTGACTTACGATTCTAAATGGGAAAGAACCTTCAAGTGGATCAGAGCCAGTCATATGGGAGACAACTGTGCTTATTGCACTTTGTGTGACTCCAATATCATTCTACATGCAGGTTTTTTTGATCTGAAGCGTCACCAGCAGACTCAGAAGCATATGAAGCATGAGATGGGAGGATTAAATTCATCTGGCAGAAAAAAGATAGAAAACTCTATTCCCTTTAGTGAAACCATGCTTCTTTTCATTCAAAACCATTGCCTCTCCAGTTTACCCTCAAGGATCAACAAGGTCTCCCAGCGTACTGCAAGCTACGTCCTCGGCCTAAATTATCCAAATGATATTGTTTCTGCTTGTAAGATGAATCCCTACTGTATCTATATATATGGTCAGGTGCCGCTTGATGCAGAAAGCAGAGAAAGAACCTCCTGCCATGTGGTGCTAGTGGGCTTTTTTGAGGAAAAGCGAGCAAGGTATTGTATCCGACTCCTTGATGTCTTTCAGGCGGAAGATGGTAGCTCTGTATCTGGATGCTTACACAATGTCCTTCAAAAATTTGAGCTTCCTGCTGGCAACATGGTTGCTTTCTACGTTAATGACCAAGAACAGACCTCAGGAAGTGTTGTGACACACATCCAGGAGCTCAACCCACGGGTAATTGATCTCGGAGGACTTTACAGCATACCTGACTCTGCCTGCAGTGCTGGCCTACGAGCTCACTCCAGTCAGGTTCAGGAACTTATTGCCAACATCTATGAACACTTCTCAACTTGTTCCACCAGCAACGACAACATCAAGGTGCTGTTTGCGGGCATTGAAGGACTAAGGGACACCAGCGCTCCCCTCTCACACAGTTGTGAGGAGTTTTGTGTGCTCGTTCAAAGAATGCTCGAAATGTGGAGTGATTTGGTATCATACTTCACTTCCTGCGATGAAAATAATGATAAAGCTAAGCAAATTTGTTCGCAGTTGGAGGATCCTAAAATCAGGATCACCTTGATGTTTCTGGATCATGCTCTTGGACCACTCCGTACCTTCGAGCAGCACCTGCAACAAAGCAAAGGCTCTGTTCGTGCCGATCTTGTCCAGATCCTTCGAGAAGCAAGTGGACTCCTACGTTCGTATGCCTCCAGCTTTCTGCGCCCCCAAGCGGTCATACGCTACCTGAAGGAACGAGACCCAGCCATCCTGGAGAACTCCACATTCTGCCTTCCTGCTACTGAGCTTAGTCTGGGAGGTGTGGTAGAAGACTTCATCTCTGCCAGAGAAGAAGAGCTAGCAGATTCCGTTAATGTGTTTCATGATGAGTGTTTAGCTTTCTACAAAACTCTTACAACCTCCATCGCTGACAGCATACCTCTGAGCGATAGTGTCCTGAGGGGCATTTCACAGCTCCTCAGCCCAGCTGGAAGATTGAAGGTCACAGGAAAGAGTATAGTTGACCTTGCTGTACAATTTGGCATCTGCTCCAAACCTGAGGATTCTGCTAAACTCACAGATGAGTTCTTGGAGTACCAGCTTGTAGAAGATGAAGAAGACACAACCCTTCCTCTGGAGCAATACTGGTGTAATGTGCTCAAGACTTTTCCACCAGAATCCATCTTCAAGAGACTTGTCCTCTGTTTTTTGATTTTGCCCTGTCCATCTCTTGAAGCAGAAAAGATCTTTGCACAG GCTGTTGAAAATGGAGATGTTGCTTATTGGGATGATAGTTCAGAGGATAGTGACACAGACTTTACAAAAGAGCTGGATTCCAATGATGACTCTTCTCTAGACCACACTGAAGTCAAGACATCACCTATCAGAAATgggcaaatgaaaaaaaacagaggtagCACAGCAG AGATGGTTCAACACTCAGTCACAGTGAAGCCGTGTGTGGTGCGACTGGAGAAGATCACCAGTCAGAGAG AAATGGATTTAAGAAAAAATGGAGCCGATGATGATATCTGGACTAGTGGCACGATGCATGAG GTTAAGAACAATGCTCGTTCATCTGCATCAAATTCGACACCAAGCCCCAGATCTGGAAAGAGAGAACAAGCATACCAC GACGGAAAAGGTTATGCCATTGGAGAGCTTGTGTGGGGAAAAGTAAAAGGCTTCTCTTGGTGGCCTGGACTGGTGGTGGTGTGGAAGGGCCGGGTGCTTCCTGTGTCTATGAGGCGCGTGGAGTGGTTTGGAGATGGCATGTTTTCAGAG ATTCATACAGAGGGACTGCAGCCCTTCGCTGCGTTTGCAAAGTGCTTTTGTAGTAAGTCCTATGAAGGTCTGCCTACCTACAAAAATGCCATCTATCAAATCCTAGAG TTGGCAGCAGAGCGCTGTGGGAAGAATTTCCCCCCCTCTGAGAAGAAAGGGGAAGAGGTGAAGGCCATGCTGGATTGGGCATTTGGAGGCTTCCAGCCCATGGGTCCTGATGGATTTTTGCCTCCTGtgg ACAGCTCTGCCAGTAAAACGGAGTCTGATTCTTCAGTGTCTGATTATCAGCCTCCAGCCAAGAGGAAGTATGTCTTCAAGAACAGGCAGTCAGCTCAAGATTACACCAGAG ATCAAATGGTCCATGAGGTCACTGTTAAAGGCAGAAACATTGAAG ATTTCTGCCTGTCCTGTGGAACTGCCAACACTGAAATTTTCCATCCACTTTTTGAGGGAAGCCTTTGTTTTAAGTGCAAG GAGAACTTTACAGAAACACTGTACAGGTATGATGATGATGGCTATCAGTCATACTGCACCGTGTGCTGCGCCGGACAAGAGGTCATTCTCTGTGGAAATGCCAGCTGCTGCAG ATGTTTCTGTAAAGACTGTTTGAATATGCTGGTGGGAGCTGGGACGTTTGATAAGCTGAAGGAGGTTGACCCATGGAGCTGTTACATTTGCCTGCCCTCTAAGTGCTACGGCGTGCTCAAGCTCAGGCCTGACTGGAGTGTTCGTGTCCAGGAGTATTTCGCCAATAACAGTGCCTTCGAATTT GAGCCACACCGAGTGTATCCTTCTATTCCAGCTCATAAGCGTCGTCCAATCAGAGTCCTCTCTCTGTTTGATGGGATTGCAACAG GCTATCTGGTCTTAAAAGACTTGGGCTTTAAGGTGGAGCGCTACATTGCCTCTGAGATCTGTGAAGACTCCATTGCTGTTGGGATGATCAAACATGAGGGCCAGATTGAATATGTGAAAGATGTGCGGACCATCACAAGGAAACAT CTGGCCGAGTGGGGTCCATTTGACCTCCTGATTGGTGGAAGTCCATGTAATGACCTGGCCATGGTGAATCCAGCCAGAAAAGGTCTTTTTG AAGGCACAGGTCGGCTCTTCTTTGAATATTACCGCATGTTAACTATGATGAGGCCGAGAGAGGATGATGATCGCCCCTTTTTCTGGCTCTTTGAGAACGTAGTAGCCATGAGTGCCCATGACAAGGCTGATATCTGTCGTTTCCTGGag TGTAATCCTGTGATGATTGATGCTGTGAAAGTAAGCCCAGCCCACAGGGCTCGCTACTTCTGGGGAAATTTACCTGGAATGAACCG ACCACTTGCGACTTCACTCACTGATAAAGTAGAACTGCAGGACTGCCTGGAGGTCGGACGAACCGCAATG TTCAGCAAAGTTCGCACTATCACCACCAAGTCCAACTCCATCAAACAAGGGAAGATGGGGCCTCTGCCGGTCACCATGAATGGAAAAGAGGACTATCTTTGGTGCACTGAAATGGAGAG aatATTTGGGTTTCCAAAGCATTACACCGATGTGAATAATATGGGGCGAGGACATAGGCAGAAGCTGCTTGGGCGGTCCTGGAGTGTTCCCGTGATCCGACACCTCTTTGCCCCTTTGAAGGATTACTTTGCTTGCGAGTAA
- the dnmt3ba gene encoding DNA (cytosine-5-)-methyltransferase 3 beta, duplicate a isoform X2, which translates to MAMNVSLDPNNPDDKCSRYEVLSWINETLQTHFTQVEQCRSGACFCQLMDLLFPGSIDMSKVKFESQKRTDFKQNYSLLQAAFQKNGIKQQVPVKQLLTGKFRPNFTFLKWFRKFFFANERQGREYNPVEARNGQDIVQVDEPVKSPRSWKNPCESGRVRDESDKDMELNGRREPLTYDSKWERTFKWIRASHMGDNCAYCTLCDSNIILHAGFFDLKRHQQTQKHMKHEMGGLNSSGRKKIENSIPFSETMLLFIQNHCLSSLPSRINKVSQRTASYVLGLNYPNDIVSACKMNPYCIYIYGQVPLDAESRERTSCHVVLVGFFEEKRARYCIRLLDVFQAEDGSSVSGCLHNVLQKFELPAGNMVAFYVNDQEQTSGSVVTHIQELNPRVIDLGGLYSIPDSACSAGLRAHSSQVQELIANIYEHFSTCSTSNDNIKVLFAGIEGLRDTSAPLSHSCEEFCVLVQRMLEMWSDLVSYFTSCDENNDKAKQICSQLEDPKIRITLMFLDHALGPLRTFEQHLQQSKGSVRADLVQILREASGLLRSYASSFLRPQAVIRYLKERDPAILENSTFCLPATELSLGGVVEDFISAREEELADSVNVFHDECLAFYKTLTTSIADSIPLSDSVLRGISQLLSPAGRLKVTGKSIVDLAVQFGICSKPEDSAKLTDEFLEYQLVEDEEDTTLPLEQYWCNVLKTFPPESIFKRLVLCFLILPCPSLEAEKIFAQAVENGDVAYWDDSSEDSDTDFTKELDSNDDSSLDHTEVKTSPIRNGQMKKNRGSTAEMDLRKNGADDDIWTSGTMHEGSVRGIYGWESSLRQKPQERTVFQAGTGTWSKPVNPDKDGKPEVVKNNARSSASNSTPSPRSGKREQAYHDGKGYAIGELVWGKVKGFSWWPGLVVVWKGRVLPVSMRRVEWFGDGMFSEIHTEGLQPFAAFAKCFCSKSYEGLPTYKNAIYQILELAAERCGKNFPPSEKKGEEVKAMLDWAFGGFQPMGPDGFLPPVDSSASKTESDSSVSDYQPPAKRKYVFKNRQSAQDYTRDQMVHEVTVKGRNIEDFCLSCGTANTEIFHPLFEGSLCFKCKENFTETLYRYDDDGYQSYCTVCCAGQEVILCGNASCCRCFCKDCLNMLVGAGTFDKLKEVDPWSCYICLPSKCYGVLKLRPDWSVRVQEYFANNSAFEFEPHRVYPSIPAHKRRPIRVLSLFDGIATGYLVLKDLGFKVERYIASEICEDSIAVGMIKHEGQIEYVKDVRTITRKHLAEWGPFDLLIGGSPCNDLAMVNPARKGLFEGTGRLFFEYYRMLTMMRPREDDDRPFFWLFENVVAMSAHDKADICRFLECNPVMIDAVKVSPAHRARYFWGNLPGMNRPLATSLTDKVELQDCLEVGRTAMFSKVRTITTKSNSIKQGKMGPLPVTMNGKEDYLWCTEMERIFGFPKHYTDVNNMGRGHRQKLLGRSWSVPVIRHLFAPLKDYFACE; encoded by the exons ATGGCTATGAATGTTAGTCTGGACCCCAATAACCCTGATGACAAGTGCAGTCGCTATGAGGTTTTGTCCTGGATCAATGAAACATTACAGACTCATTTTACTCAAGTGGAGCAATGTCGTTCAG GTGCATGTTTTTGCCAGCTTATGGACTTGCTCTTCCCAGGGTCCATAGACATGAGCAAAGTAAAGTTTGAGTCCCAAAAGAGGACTGATTTTAAACAGAACTACAGTCTTCTGCAGGCGGCTTTCCAAAAAAACGGAATAAAACAG CAAGTCCCTGTGAAGCAGCTTCTCACAGGAAAGTTTAGACCCAATTTCACCTTTCTGAAATGGTTCAGGAAATTTTTCTTTGCCAATGAGAGACAAGGGAGAGAGTACAACCCAGTTGAAGCTCGTAACGGTCAGGATATTGTACAGGTAGATGAACCTGTTAAATCTCCAAGATCCTGGAAAAATCCATGTGAATCTG GCAGAGTAAGAGACGAGTCTGACAAAGACATGGAACTGAATGGAAGGAGAGAACCTTTGACTTACGATTCTAAATGGGAAAGAACCTTCAAGTGGATCAGAGCCAGTCATATGGGAGACAACTGTGCTTATTGCACTTTGTGTGACTCCAATATCATTCTACATGCAGGTTTTTTTGATCTGAAGCGTCACCAGCAGACTCAGAAGCATATGAAGCATGAGATGGGAGGATTAAATTCATCTGGCAGAAAAAAGATAGAAAACTCTATTCCCTTTAGTGAAACCATGCTTCTTTTCATTCAAAACCATTGCCTCTCCAGTTTACCCTCAAGGATCAACAAGGTCTCCCAGCGTACTGCAAGCTACGTCCTCGGCCTAAATTATCCAAATGATATTGTTTCTGCTTGTAAGATGAATCCCTACTGTATCTATATATATGGTCAGGTGCCGCTTGATGCAGAAAGCAGAGAAAGAACCTCCTGCCATGTGGTGCTAGTGGGCTTTTTTGAGGAAAAGCGAGCAAGGTATTGTATCCGACTCCTTGATGTCTTTCAGGCGGAAGATGGTAGCTCTGTATCTGGATGCTTACACAATGTCCTTCAAAAATTTGAGCTTCCTGCTGGCAACATGGTTGCTTTCTACGTTAATGACCAAGAACAGACCTCAGGAAGTGTTGTGACACACATCCAGGAGCTCAACCCACGGGTAATTGATCTCGGAGGACTTTACAGCATACCTGACTCTGCCTGCAGTGCTGGCCTACGAGCTCACTCCAGTCAGGTTCAGGAACTTATTGCCAACATCTATGAACACTTCTCAACTTGTTCCACCAGCAACGACAACATCAAGGTGCTGTTTGCGGGCATTGAAGGACTAAGGGACACCAGCGCTCCCCTCTCACACAGTTGTGAGGAGTTTTGTGTGCTCGTTCAAAGAATGCTCGAAATGTGGAGTGATTTGGTATCATACTTCACTTCCTGCGATGAAAATAATGATAAAGCTAAGCAAATTTGTTCGCAGTTGGAGGATCCTAAAATCAGGATCACCTTGATGTTTCTGGATCATGCTCTTGGACCACTCCGTACCTTCGAGCAGCACCTGCAACAAAGCAAAGGCTCTGTTCGTGCCGATCTTGTCCAGATCCTTCGAGAAGCAAGTGGACTCCTACGTTCGTATGCCTCCAGCTTTCTGCGCCCCCAAGCGGTCATACGCTACCTGAAGGAACGAGACCCAGCCATCCTGGAGAACTCCACATTCTGCCTTCCTGCTACTGAGCTTAGTCTGGGAGGTGTGGTAGAAGACTTCATCTCTGCCAGAGAAGAAGAGCTAGCAGATTCCGTTAATGTGTTTCATGATGAGTGTTTAGCTTTCTACAAAACTCTTACAACCTCCATCGCTGACAGCATACCTCTGAGCGATAGTGTCCTGAGGGGCATTTCACAGCTCCTCAGCCCAGCTGGAAGATTGAAGGTCACAGGAAAGAGTATAGTTGACCTTGCTGTACAATTTGGCATCTGCTCCAAACCTGAGGATTCTGCTAAACTCACAGATGAGTTCTTGGAGTACCAGCTTGTAGAAGATGAAGAAGACACAACCCTTCCTCTGGAGCAATACTGGTGTAATGTGCTCAAGACTTTTCCACCAGAATCCATCTTCAAGAGACTTGTCCTCTGTTTTTTGATTTTGCCCTGTCCATCTCTTGAAGCAGAAAAGATCTTTGCACAG GCTGTTGAAAATGGAGATGTTGCTTATTGGGATGATAGTTCAGAGGATAGTGACACAGACTTTACAAAAGAGCTGGATTCCAATGATGACTCTTCTCTAGACCACACTGAAGTCAAGACATCACCTATCAGAAATgggcaaatgaaaaaaaacagaggtagCACAGCAG AAATGGATTTAAGAAAAAATGGAGCCGATGATGATATCTGGACTAGTGGCACGATGCATGAG GGCTCCGTTAGGGGGATTTATGGTTGGGAGAGCAGCTTACGGCAGAAACCGCAAGAACGTACCGTCTTTCAGGCTGGTACAGGCACCTGGAGCAAACCGGTGAACCCAGACAAGGACGGCAAACCCGAGGTG GTTAAGAACAATGCTCGTTCATCTGCATCAAATTCGACACCAAGCCCCAGATCTGGAAAGAGAGAACAAGCATACCAC GACGGAAAAGGTTATGCCATTGGAGAGCTTGTGTGGGGAAAAGTAAAAGGCTTCTCTTGGTGGCCTGGACTGGTGGTGGTGTGGAAGGGCCGGGTGCTTCCTGTGTCTATGAGGCGCGTGGAGTGGTTTGGAGATGGCATGTTTTCAGAG ATTCATACAGAGGGACTGCAGCCCTTCGCTGCGTTTGCAAAGTGCTTTTGTAGTAAGTCCTATGAAGGTCTGCCTACCTACAAAAATGCCATCTATCAAATCCTAGAG TTGGCAGCAGAGCGCTGTGGGAAGAATTTCCCCCCCTCTGAGAAGAAAGGGGAAGAGGTGAAGGCCATGCTGGATTGGGCATTTGGAGGCTTCCAGCCCATGGGTCCTGATGGATTTTTGCCTCCTGtgg ACAGCTCTGCCAGTAAAACGGAGTCTGATTCTTCAGTGTCTGATTATCAGCCTCCAGCCAAGAGGAAGTATGTCTTCAAGAACAGGCAGTCAGCTCAAGATTACACCAGAG ATCAAATGGTCCATGAGGTCACTGTTAAAGGCAGAAACATTGAAG ATTTCTGCCTGTCCTGTGGAACTGCCAACACTGAAATTTTCCATCCACTTTTTGAGGGAAGCCTTTGTTTTAAGTGCAAG GAGAACTTTACAGAAACACTGTACAGGTATGATGATGATGGCTATCAGTCATACTGCACCGTGTGCTGCGCCGGACAAGAGGTCATTCTCTGTGGAAATGCCAGCTGCTGCAG ATGTTTCTGTAAAGACTGTTTGAATATGCTGGTGGGAGCTGGGACGTTTGATAAGCTGAAGGAGGTTGACCCATGGAGCTGTTACATTTGCCTGCCCTCTAAGTGCTACGGCGTGCTCAAGCTCAGGCCTGACTGGAGTGTTCGTGTCCAGGAGTATTTCGCCAATAACAGTGCCTTCGAATTT GAGCCACACCGAGTGTATCCTTCTATTCCAGCTCATAAGCGTCGTCCAATCAGAGTCCTCTCTCTGTTTGATGGGATTGCAACAG GCTATCTGGTCTTAAAAGACTTGGGCTTTAAGGTGGAGCGCTACATTGCCTCTGAGATCTGTGAAGACTCCATTGCTGTTGGGATGATCAAACATGAGGGCCAGATTGAATATGTGAAAGATGTGCGGACCATCACAAGGAAACAT CTGGCCGAGTGGGGTCCATTTGACCTCCTGATTGGTGGAAGTCCATGTAATGACCTGGCCATGGTGAATCCAGCCAGAAAAGGTCTTTTTG AAGGCACAGGTCGGCTCTTCTTTGAATATTACCGCATGTTAACTATGATGAGGCCGAGAGAGGATGATGATCGCCCCTTTTTCTGGCTCTTTGAGAACGTAGTAGCCATGAGTGCCCATGACAAGGCTGATATCTGTCGTTTCCTGGag TGTAATCCTGTGATGATTGATGCTGTGAAAGTAAGCCCAGCCCACAGGGCTCGCTACTTCTGGGGAAATTTACCTGGAATGAACCG ACCACTTGCGACTTCACTCACTGATAAAGTAGAACTGCAGGACTGCCTGGAGGTCGGACGAACCGCAATG TTCAGCAAAGTTCGCACTATCACCACCAAGTCCAACTCCATCAAACAAGGGAAGATGGGGCCTCTGCCGGTCACCATGAATGGAAAAGAGGACTATCTTTGGTGCACTGAAATGGAGAG aatATTTGGGTTTCCAAAGCATTACACCGATGTGAATAATATGGGGCGAGGACATAGGCAGAAGCTGCTTGGGCGGTCCTGGAGTGTTCCCGTGATCCGACACCTCTTTGCCCCTTTGAAGGATTACTTTGCTTGCGAGTAA